A region from the Benincasa hispida cultivar B227 chromosome 12, ASM972705v1, whole genome shotgun sequence genome encodes:
- the LOC120067820 gene encoding protein indeterminate-domain 14-like, whose protein sequence is MSSAWSGSPILPIISSFYIHLFSLPISHHYHTQKRNPSHKFSFFIIILHFIIIMLKKSSSSSSSGLPLPPPPPPPPPPPSNSDQYAITSKRKRRPAGTPDPDAEVVSLSPKTLLESDRYVCEICNQGFQRDQNLQMHRRRHKVPWKLLKRAETTGESVKKKVFVCPEPTCLHHDPCHALGDLVGIKKHFRRKHSNQKQWVCDKCSKAYAVHSDFKAHLKTCGTRGHSCDCGRVFSRVESFIEHQDNCNLRQMGSDQLQPVARSPPPPPLLLQPYSSRSVSYTGASTSKDHSFQMATPLRGFPILSSNSDRNININLPDHHDLELHLSSPSSAFLKLSIGSNKEPNDERQLELAIAEKAYADEARREAKRQIEIAEVEFANAKMIRQQAQAELEKARILKEEASRKMSSTIMEITCQTCRLHFHMSSVVPEETSLAISYMSSATTEGDGE, encoded by the exons ATGTCATCTGCGTGGTCAGGCAGCCCCATCCTCCCAATTATCTCCTCCTTTTATATTCATCTTTTTTCACTCCCAATATCCCACCATTACCATACACAAAAAAGAAACCCTTCAcataaattttcctttttcattattattcttCATTTCATCATAATCATGTTGAagaaatcttcttcttcttcttctagtggccttcctcttcctcctcctcctcctcctcctcctcctcctccttccAATTCTGACCAATATGCCATCACcagcaaaagaaaaagaagacccGCAGGCACTCCAG ATCCGGATGCGGAAGTGGTTTCTTTATCTCCAAAAACGCTTCTTGAATCGGATCGGTATGTATGTGAGATATGCAATCAAGGGTTTCAAAGGGATCAGAATCTTCAGATGCACCGGCGGCGTCACAAAGTGCCTTGGAAGTTGCTGAAGAGGGCGGAGACGACGGGGGAGAGTGTGAAAAAAAAGGTGTTTGTTTGTCCGGAGCCGACGTGTCTCCACCATGATCCTTGTCATGCGCTTGGTGATCTAGTGGGTATAAAAAAGCACTTCCGGAGAAAACACAGCAACCAAAAACAGTGGGTTTGTGATAAGTGCTCTAAGGCTTATGCTGTTCATTCTGATTTCAAAGCTCACCTCAAAACTTGTGGCACTCGTGGCCACTCTTGTGATTGTGGTCGTGTCTTTTCCAG AGTGGAGAGTTTCATAGAGCACCAAGACAATTGCAATCTCCGCCAGATGGGGTCCGATCAGTTGCAGCCGGTGGCACGGTCGCCACCACCGCCGCCACTGTTATTGCAACCCTATAGCTCACGATCAGTTTCTTACACCGGCGCCTCCACCAGCAAAGATCATAGCTTTCAAATGGCTACTCCATTACGAGGGTTTCCAATCTTATCATCAAACTCAGATCGAAACATCAACATTAATTTACCCGATCACCACGATCTCGAGCTTCATCTCTCTTCTCCAAGCTCAGCTTTTCTAAAGCTTTCAATTGGGTCTAACAAAGAACCGAACGACGAGCGTCAGCTCGAGCTAGCAATAGCGGAGAAGGCATATGCAGATGAAGCAAGACGAGAGGCGAAACGACAAATTGAAATCGCTGAGGTCGAGTTTGCAAATGCCAAAATGATACGGCAGCAAGCTCAAGCCGAGTTGGAGAAAGCAAGGATCTTGAAGGAAGAAGCAAGCCGGAAAATGAGCTCCACCATTATGGAAATCACTTGCCAAACTTGCCGGTTGCATTTTCACATGAGCTCTGTCGTGCCCGAGGAAACCTCACTCGCCATCAGTTACATGTCATCTGCCACGACAGAGGGTGATGGCGAGTGA